The following proteins are co-located in the Streptomyces asiaticus genome:
- a CDS encoding MFS transporter, with product MTAPTQTVAPEAPVKVHRVIIAASIGNALEWFDILVYGFFAATISKQFFPTADETVSLLLTLGTFAVAYVVRPLGALVLGGYADRAGRKRALMVSIRLMMVATLLIAIMPPYAKIGLVAPIAILLARLVQGFSAGGEFGSATAFLVEHMPEKRGFMASWQFASQGFATLLASAFGTVLTATLSDAQLESWGWRIPFFFGLLIGPIGYYIRRYVGEAGEFVETADQERAPVKETFRTQKDRMFVAMGALAVSTAISYFITYMPTFAVKELDLPASTGFASTLVTGIVLTGLTPVVGHLSDRFGRTRIMLIFATLILALVYPSLAFLVAAPGFGVILGVMFLIGVLKAGYFAPLPAMMAELFPVTNRATGLAVSYNIAVMLFGGTTPLIIVWLVDVTGSKLAPTFYLMFLAVLSLSCVAFARRRLDIH from the coding sequence ATGACCGCACCCACACAGACAGTCGCCCCCGAAGCACCGGTGAAGGTGCACCGCGTCATCATCGCCGCGTCCATCGGGAACGCGCTGGAATGGTTCGACATCCTCGTCTACGGCTTCTTCGCCGCGACGATCTCGAAACAGTTCTTCCCCACCGCCGACGAGACCGTGTCGCTGCTGCTGACGCTCGGCACGTTCGCGGTGGCCTATGTGGTCCGTCCGCTGGGGGCACTCGTGCTCGGCGGGTATGCCGACCGTGCCGGGCGCAAGCGTGCGCTCATGGTGTCGATCCGGCTCATGATGGTCGCGACGCTGCTCATCGCGATCATGCCGCCGTACGCGAAGATCGGGCTCGTCGCGCCGATCGCGATCCTGCTCGCCCGGCTCGTCCAGGGCTTCTCCGCGGGCGGGGAGTTCGGCAGCGCCACCGCGTTCCTCGTCGAGCACATGCCCGAGAAGCGCGGCTTCATGGCCAGCTGGCAGTTCGCGAGCCAGGGCTTCGCGACGCTGCTCGCGTCGGCGTTCGGCACGGTGCTCACGGCCACGCTGTCCGACGCTCAGCTGGAGTCGTGGGGGTGGCGCATCCCCTTCTTCTTCGGTCTGCTGATCGGCCCGATCGGCTACTACATCCGGCGTTACGTCGGCGAGGCCGGTGAGTTCGTCGAGACCGCGGACCAGGAGCGCGCGCCGGTGAAGGAGACGTTCCGTACTCAGAAGGACCGCATGTTCGTGGCCATGGGCGCGCTCGCCGTGTCCACCGCGATCAGCTACTTCATCACCTACATGCCCACCTTCGCGGTGAAGGAGCTGGACCTGCCGGCGTCGACCGGATTCGCGTCCACCCTGGTCACCGGGATCGTGCTGACCGGCCTGACTCCCGTGGTGGGTCACCTGTCGGACCGGTTCGGCCGCACCCGTATCATGCTGATCTTCGCGACGCTGATCCTCGCGCTGGTGTACCCGAGCCTCGCGTTCCTGGTCGCCGCCCCGGGCTTCGGGGTGATACTCGGCGTGATGTTCCTGATCGGCGTGTTGAAGGCCGGTTACTTCGCGCCACTGCCCGCGATGATGGCGGAGCTGTTCCCGGTCACCAACCGGGCCACCGGCCTGGCGGTGAGCTACAACATCGCCGTGATGCTGTTCGGCGGCACGACGCCGCTGATCATCGTCTGGCTCGTCGACGTGACCGGCAGCAAGCTCGCGCCGACCTTCTACCTGATGTTCCTGGCCGTGCTCAGCCTGTCCTGCGTGGCGTTCGCGCGGCGCAGGCTCGACATCCACTGA
- a CDS encoding M20 family metallopeptidase → MMTRAAVIDGATEYYDSGEFLADLGRRVAFATESQDRARARDLRSYLTDELAPALTGRLGCEARVVDNPAGDYPLLVAVRHEDDALPTVLVYGHGDVVLGEPERWRTGLDPWQVVVEGDRWYGRGTADNKGQHTINFAALEQVLRVRGRLGFNLKVLVETGEESGSPGLRAVCAQLRDELAADVLIASDGPRVAAERPTLFLGSRGSTPFTLRVDLREASYHSGNWGGLLRNPATVLAGALATLVDGRGRILVPGLRPREIPGNVREALRDIAVGSGPDDPPVDEGWGEPGLTPAERLVGWNSVEVLSLAAGNPDNPVNAIPGSAHAHCQLRSVVGTEVDKLGVILRKHLDEQGFPMVDVEVGPTMPPTRTDPDDPWVRWALGSISRTTGTEPALLPNLGGSLPNDAFAGELGLCTLWIPHSYPACAQHAPDEHLLAPVARESLRIMAGVFWDLGEDSPVRSHP, encoded by the coding sequence ATGATGACCCGTGCTGCCGTGATCGATGGTGCCACCGAATACTACGATTCCGGAGAATTCCTCGCCGACCTCGGCCGCCGGGTCGCGTTCGCGACCGAAAGCCAGGACCGGGCGCGGGCGCGGGACTTGCGTTCCTACCTCACCGACGAGCTGGCCCCGGCGCTCACCGGCCGGCTGGGCTGCGAGGCGCGCGTCGTCGACAACCCCGCCGGCGACTACCCGCTGCTCGTGGCGGTCCGGCACGAGGACGATGCGCTGCCCACGGTGCTGGTCTACGGCCACGGCGACGTCGTGCTCGGCGAGCCGGAGCGGTGGCGGACCGGCCTCGATCCGTGGCAGGTCGTGGTCGAGGGCGACCGCTGGTACGGCCGCGGCACCGCCGACAACAAGGGCCAGCACACCATCAACTTCGCGGCACTCGAGCAGGTGCTCCGCGTGCGCGGCCGGCTCGGCTTCAACCTCAAGGTGCTGGTCGAGACCGGGGAGGAGTCCGGCTCGCCGGGCCTGCGCGCGGTCTGCGCCCAGTTGCGGGACGAGCTCGCCGCCGACGTGCTGATCGCGTCCGACGGGCCGCGCGTGGCCGCGGAGCGTCCGACGCTGTTCCTCGGTTCACGCGGCTCCACCCCGTTCACACTGCGGGTCGACCTGCGCGAGGCCTCGTACCACTCCGGCAACTGGGGCGGTCTGCTGCGCAATCCGGCGACCGTGCTGGCGGGCGCGCTCGCCACCCTCGTCGACGGGCGGGGCCGCATCCTCGTGCCCGGTCTGCGGCCGCGGGAGATCCCCGGGAACGTCCGGGAAGCCCTGCGCGACATCGCGGTCGGCAGCGGACCGGACGATCCGCCCGTCGACGAGGGCTGGGGCGAACCCGGTCTCACCCCGGCCGAGCGCCTCGTCGGCTGGAACAGCGTCGAGGTGCTGTCGCTCGCCGCCGGCAACCCGGACAACCCGGTCAATGCCATTCCCGGCAGCGCACACGCGCACTGCCAGCTCCGGTCCGTGGTCGGCACCGAAGTCGACAAGCTCGGCGTCATCCTCCGCAAGCATCTGGACGAGCAGGGATTTCCCATGGTCGACGTCGAGGTCGGCCCGACCATGCCGCCGACCCGGACGGATCCGGACGACCCCTGGGTGCGCTGGGCACTCGGCTCGATCAGCCGGACCACCGGCACGGAACCCGCGCTGCTGCCGAACCTCGGCGGCAGCCTTCCCAACGACGCGTTCGCAGGCGAGCTCGGGTTGTGCACACTCTGGATCCCGCACTCCTACCCCGCCTGCGCCCAGCACGCCCCGGACGAGCACCTGCTGGCCCCCGTGGCGCGGGAGAGCCTGCGCATCATGGCCGGCGTGTTCTGGGACCTCGGCGAGGACTCTCCCGTGAGGAGTCACCCATGA
- a CDS encoding LysR family transcriptional regulator: MPLLPTSLRYFLEVARTGSISEASERLHVATSAISRQIAKLEQDVGAPLFERRPRGMVLSEAGEILAAYVRRSALEADQVLADVHGVEALHRSTVKLASCEGFARDFLPAAITAFREKHPGVRFRMNVTGPAAATRQVIDGTADLAVTFSLGPEGGIKVEYSQQQPIYALMPEDHPLAHREHVELADLLEYPLALMDEGTTIRQLFDVCVALEGLNFEPALVSNYSGALQSFVQLRGGVTLVGPLTVRRLGADHLAIVPIRNPELSRRSMQIQSMARRALPAAVRAFLAHLIEQIGDDLPR, from the coding sequence ATGCCTCTCCTGCCCACGTCGCTGCGCTACTTCCTCGAGGTCGCGCGCACCGGTTCGATCAGCGAGGCCTCGGAGCGCCTGCACGTGGCCACGTCGGCGATCAGCCGGCAGATCGCGAAGCTGGAGCAGGATGTCGGGGCCCCGCTGTTCGAGCGCCGGCCTCGGGGGATGGTGCTGTCGGAGGCGGGCGAGATTCTCGCCGCCTACGTCCGGCGCAGTGCGCTCGAGGCCGATCAGGTGCTCGCCGATGTGCACGGCGTCGAGGCCCTGCACCGCAGTACCGTCAAACTCGCGAGCTGCGAGGGTTTCGCGCGCGATTTCCTGCCGGCGGCTATCACCGCATTTCGGGAAAAGCATCCGGGGGTGCGGTTCCGGATGAATGTCACCGGTCCGGCGGCGGCCACGCGGCAAGTGATAGACGGCACGGCGGACCTGGCCGTCACCTTTAGCCTCGGGCCGGAAGGGGGAATCAAGGTCGAGTATTCGCAGCAGCAGCCGATCTACGCGCTGATGCCCGAGGATCACCCGCTGGCGCACCGGGAGCATGTCGAGCTCGCGGACCTGCTGGAGTACCCGCTCGCGCTGATGGACGAGGGGACCACGATCCGGCAACTGTTCGACGTCTGCGTCGCGCTGGAAGGGCTGAACTTCGAGCCCGCTCTCGTCAGCAACTACTCGGGTGCGCTGCAGAGTTTCGTGCAGCTACGCGGTGGGGTCACCCTGGTCGGTCCGCTGACGGTGCGGCGGCTCGGCGCCGACCATCTGGCGATCGTTCCCATCCGCAATCCGGAGCTGAGCCGCCGGAGCATGCAGATCCAGTCGATGGCGCGGCGCGCGCTGCCCGCGGCGGTGCGGGCCTTCCTCGCGCACCTGATCGAGCAGATCGGTGATGACCTGCCCAGGTAG
- a CDS encoding Lrp/AsnC family transcriptional regulator, giving the protein MSNEPVRSGGSRRRECLGHLLTAFVTARVDQHRLAEVSEALAGIAEVVEVFGLSGETDLLVRVVAADADDLYRIAGQILAIPGIERTTTALAMRELVPHRLTPLLLRRAEGR; this is encoded by the coding sequence GTGTCCAATGAACCCGTGCGATCCGGGGGTTCGCGGCGGCGCGAATGCCTGGGCCACCTGCTCACCGCGTTCGTCACCGCGCGGGTCGATCAGCACCGGCTGGCCGAGGTGTCCGAGGCGCTGGCGGGCATCGCCGAAGTCGTGGAGGTCTTCGGCCTCAGCGGCGAGACCGATCTGCTCGTACGGGTGGTCGCCGCCGACGCGGACGACCTGTACCGGATCGCGGGGCAGATCCTCGCCATTCCCGGCATCGAGCGTACGACGACGGCCCTGGCCATGCGCGAACTGGTGCCGCACCGCCTCACCCCGCTGCTCCTTCGCCGAGCCGAGGGCAGGTAA
- a CDS encoding SDR family NAD(P)-dependent oxidoreductase produces MDSKTIVITGASDGVGAEAARQLHHHGHRVVVVGRSPHKTNAIGDELGVDRHVADFSRLADVRRVASDLQNAHPTIDVLANNAGGIFGDPTKTEDGFDVTFQVNHLAPFLLTHLLLDTLTASTASVIQTSSAGARLFGKVVLDDLEHDRDFTPQRAYGTAKLDNILFTQELHRRFHGQGISAAAFHPGTVASSFASNSGNFVQRMYGSRIARRLMTTPQKAAGQLVWLAEGRPGTDWLSGAYYEKRKPAKRTHPQTRDENISRQLWDRSEQMLSLPPNLGKTTNA; encoded by the coding sequence ATGGACTCGAAGACCATCGTCATCACCGGCGCGAGCGACGGCGTCGGCGCGGAGGCAGCCCGCCAGCTCCACCACCATGGCCACCGGGTCGTCGTGGTGGGACGATCCCCGCACAAGACCAACGCCATCGGCGATGAACTCGGCGTCGACCGTCACGTCGCCGACTTCTCCCGCCTCGCGGACGTCCGCCGGGTCGCCTCCGACCTGCAGAACGCCCACCCCACCATCGACGTTCTGGCCAACAACGCCGGCGGCATCTTCGGCGACCCCACCAAGACCGAGGACGGATTCGACGTGACCTTCCAGGTCAACCACCTCGCGCCGTTTCTCCTCACGCACCTGCTCCTGGACACCCTCACCGCCAGCACGGCATCGGTGATCCAGACCTCCAGCGCCGGGGCCCGCCTGTTCGGAAAAGTCGTCCTCGACGACCTCGAACACGACCGGGACTTCACCCCGCAGCGCGCCTACGGCACCGCCAAGCTGGACAACATCCTCTTCACCCAAGAACTGCACCGCCGTTTCCACGGTCAAGGCATCTCCGCGGCTGCCTTTCACCCCGGCACAGTGGCCTCCAGCTTCGCCTCCAACTCCGGCAACTTCGTGCAGCGCATGTACGGCAGCCGCATCGCCCGGCGGCTGATGACGACACCGCAGAAGGCCGCCGGGCAACTCGTCTGGCTCGCCGAGGGCCGCCCTGGCACAGACTGGCTCTCCGGTGCCTACTACGAGAAGCGGAAACCCGCCAAGCGCACCCATCCCCAGACGCGCGACGAGAACATCTCCCGACAGCTGTGGGACAGGAGCGAACAGATGCTGTCGCTTCCCCCGAACCTCGGGAAGACCACCAACGCCTGA
- a CDS encoding SDR family NAD(P)-dependent oxidoreductase, protein MSKTIAIFGAGSGLGAATARRFGREGYAVALVARRPEPLAELAARLGTEGIDAESFTADLSDPSVVPGLLERITTRFDRIDVVAYAPVGSVTKFTRPASQMNAEFLREHIDLLLNTPVELARAVVPPMVERGDGGFLVALGASAQDASAAPGMSGAPSVAAATRHWVHALNQDLAATGVYAGLLLVGAVVDGSQGQREAEALGIDLTALPTVAPADLADVYFDLFTKRDHVEQIAPQNAS, encoded by the coding sequence ATGTCCAAGACGATCGCGATTTTCGGAGCCGGTTCGGGGCTGGGCGCGGCGACCGCGCGACGGTTCGGCCGCGAGGGGTACGCGGTGGCGCTCGTCGCCCGCCGCCCGGAACCTCTCGCCGAGCTGGCGGCGCGGCTCGGCACCGAGGGGATCGACGCCGAATCCTTCACCGCCGACCTCTCCGACCCATCGGTCGTACCCGGTCTCCTCGAACGGATCACCACCCGCTTCGACCGCATCGATGTCGTCGCGTACGCCCCGGTCGGCTCGGTCACCAAGTTCACGCGGCCGGCGTCGCAGATGAATGCCGAGTTCCTGCGCGAGCACATCGACCTGCTCCTCAACACCCCGGTCGAGCTCGCGCGCGCCGTCGTTCCGCCGATGGTCGAGCGGGGGGACGGCGGCTTCCTGGTCGCCCTGGGCGCCTCCGCCCAGGACGCTTCGGCCGCGCCCGGCATGAGCGGCGCCCCGAGCGTCGCCGCCGCCACCCGGCACTGGGTGCACGCCCTGAACCAGGACCTCGCCGCCACGGGCGTCTACGCCGGTCTGCTCCTGGTGGGGGCGGTCGTCGACGGCAGCCAGGGACAGCGCGAGGCGGAGGCGCTCGGTATCGACCTGACAGCGCTCCCCACCGTCGCACCCGCCGACCTCGCCGACGTGTACTTCGACCTGTTCACCAAGCGGGACCACGTGGAGCAGATCGCCCCGCAGAACGCGTCCTGA
- a CDS encoding TetR/AcrR family transcriptional regulator produces MTTPLRRDARRSIEKITAVAVEMFAERGLDCPLGEIARRAGVSPGTIYHRFGGRAGLIEAVAPQVAAGKVAAVIDAAEGKTTAWERFAAYVEGLGALGGSDAVLRDALTARSELTPPLHEVCGQGLERGFVLMEKAHRDGTLRADFGPDDLHPLLLSVIGVAHAAPEARRRMVEFILDGLRAQHRRP; encoded by the coding sequence GTGACGACGCCCTTGCGCAGAGACGCCCGGCGCAGCATCGAGAAGATCACCGCCGTGGCCGTCGAGATGTTCGCCGAACGAGGACTGGACTGCCCGCTCGGGGAAATCGCCCGCCGCGCCGGGGTCAGTCCGGGCACCATTTACCACCGCTTCGGCGGCCGTGCCGGGCTCATCGAGGCCGTCGCGCCTCAGGTGGCGGCCGGCAAGGTCGCCGCGGTGATCGACGCCGCGGAGGGCAAGACCACCGCCTGGGAGCGTTTCGCCGCGTACGTCGAGGGTCTGGGCGCTCTGGGCGGCAGCGACGCGGTCCTGCGCGACGCGCTCACCGCGCGCTCCGAACTCACCCCGCCCCTGCACGAGGTCTGCGGGCAGGGGCTGGAACGCGGGTTCGTCCTGATGGAGAAGGCGCACCGGGACGGCACCCTGCGAGCGGACTTCGGCCCCGACGACCTGCACCCGCTGCTGCTCTCCGTCATCGGCGTCGCACACGCGGCCCCCGAAGCCCGGCGCAGGATGGTGGAGTTCATCCTCGACGGACTGCGAGCCCAACACCGCAGGCCATGA
- a CDS encoding epoxide hydrolase family protein, with the protein MSAEPFEVSITEAEIADLRTRLRRTRWPEREPVDDWSQGLPLAYAQELCRSWAEDYDFGFAERLNVFPQYRDTIDGLGIHFLHVRSPEPDAFPLVLTHGWPGSVLEFLEVLGPLTDPRAHGGDPADAFHVVAPSLPGYGWSDKPSNTGWGITRTARAWDTLMVSLGYERYGAQGGDWGSAVSAVLGEVAPERVAGVHLNLGSVAAGTFDDPTPAELANLEAEKEMQRTGRGYSAIQATRPQTLGYGLTDSPAGQAAWIAEKFWAWTDNDGHPEDALSRQTILDEISVYWFTASATSSARLYWESFANFRDKVTAPSGLSVYPRDITRPSRREAELRFTDLRWFEELPHGGHFAALEQPESLVKQVRGFFRLFR; encoded by the coding sequence ATGTCCGCCGAGCCATTCGAGGTCAGCATCACCGAAGCCGAGATCGCGGATCTGCGGACACGATTGCGACGGACACGGTGGCCCGAGCGCGAGCCGGTGGACGACTGGTCACAGGGTTTGCCGCTGGCGTATGCGCAGGAGCTTTGCCGCAGCTGGGCCGAGGACTACGATTTCGGGTTCGCCGAGCGGCTGAACGTGTTCCCGCAGTACCGCGACACGATCGACGGGCTGGGCATCCACTTCCTGCACGTCCGCTCGCCGGAGCCGGACGCGTTCCCGCTCGTGCTCACGCACGGGTGGCCGGGTTCGGTGCTCGAGTTCCTGGAGGTCCTCGGCCCGCTGACCGACCCGCGCGCGCACGGCGGTGACCCGGCGGACGCGTTCCACGTGGTCGCGCCGTCGTTGCCCGGGTACGGCTGGAGTGACAAGCCGTCGAATACCGGGTGGGGCATCACTCGCACCGCGCGCGCCTGGGACACGTTGATGGTCTCGCTGGGTTATGAACGGTACGGCGCGCAGGGCGGTGACTGGGGTTCGGCGGTGTCCGCGGTGCTGGGCGAGGTGGCGCCCGAGCGGGTCGCCGGCGTGCACCTGAACCTGGGATCCGTGGCGGCGGGCACGTTCGACGACCCGACGCCCGCGGAGCTGGCGAATCTCGAGGCCGAGAAGGAGATGCAGCGCACCGGCCGGGGGTACTCGGCGATCCAGGCGACCCGGCCGCAGACGCTCGGCTACGGCCTCACCGACTCCCCGGCGGGGCAGGCCGCCTGGATCGCCGAGAAGTTCTGGGCGTGGACGGACAACGACGGCCATCCCGAGGACGCGTTGTCGCGGCAGACGATCCTCGACGAGATCTCGGTCTATTGGTTCACCGCGTCGGCCACGTCGTCGGCGCGCCTGTACTGGGAGAGCTTCGCCAACTTCCGGGACAAGGTGACCGCGCCATCCGGGCTGTCGGTCTACCCCCGCGACATAACCCGCCCGTCGAGGCGGGAGGCCGAGCTTCGGTTCACCGACCTGCGCTGGTTCGAGGAGCTGCCGCATGGTGGCCACTTCGCCGCGCTGGAGCAGCCGGAGTCGCTGGTCAAGCAGGTGCGCGGGTTCTTCCGCCTGTTCCGCTGA